One part of the Ochrobactrum quorumnocens genome encodes these proteins:
- a CDS encoding ABC transporter substrate-binding protein: MVFATALGASLYAGTACAEEVIIASTGGAYDRALKEAWFDPFTEQTGIRVKIVSATNAEMRAKASAMVKAGNVSWDLYLDGEIQSESDAHRQVTEDLSEFCKTFANRPDLTTNACSRGGALLQSTATLLVYRKGVSGVPEPRTWADMWDISKFPGGRAFPNFDDPWRVLAAALLADGVKRDDLFPLDVERAFKKLDEIRPSISLWWKSGDQSVQGFRNNEYSLGQIWLTRARALQTEGLPIGWSYEASFLVGDRIALVKGAPNRKNALKLMAYWLDNPKAQAKACDILACTPPSTDAIAIMSEETKRFMPSAEQVRESVVVPDAKWINENTRMLLQKWNVWVRS, encoded by the coding sequence ATGGTTTTTGCAACAGCACTCGGCGCTAGCTTATATGCCGGAACGGCTTGCGCCGAAGAGGTTATCATTGCGTCAACCGGGGGCGCCTACGACCGCGCACTGAAAGAAGCATGGTTCGATCCGTTCACGGAACAGACAGGGATCCGCGTAAAAATTGTCTCCGCAACCAATGCGGAAATGCGCGCTAAGGCTTCCGCCATGGTCAAGGCCGGAAATGTGTCATGGGATTTGTATCTCGATGGAGAAATCCAGTCAGAATCCGATGCGCATCGACAGGTTACCGAGGACTTAAGTGAATTCTGCAAGACATTTGCAAACAGACCCGACCTGACGACGAATGCCTGCTCACGCGGCGGTGCTTTGCTCCAGTCGACAGCAACATTGCTGGTCTATAGAAAGGGCGTTTCGGGCGTGCCGGAACCGCGAACCTGGGCTGACATGTGGGATATCTCCAAATTTCCTGGCGGTCGGGCGTTCCCGAACTTTGACGATCCCTGGCGGGTACTCGCTGCGGCATTACTTGCTGATGGTGTAAAACGCGATGACCTTTTTCCACTTGATGTTGAACGCGCTTTCAAAAAGCTCGACGAAATCCGACCATCTATATCTCTATGGTGGAAAAGCGGAGATCAAAGTGTGCAGGGCTTCCGCAACAACGAATATTCATTGGGGCAGATCTGGCTCACACGCGCGCGCGCCCTGCAGACTGAGGGACTTCCAATCGGCTGGTCTTATGAAGCATCATTTCTTGTCGGTGATCGCATAGCTCTCGTTAAGGGTGCTCCCAATCGCAAAAATGCACTCAAACTGATGGCTTACTGGCTCGACAACCCCAAGGCTCAAGCCAAAGCATGCGATATTCTCGCTTGCACACCACCCAGCACAGATGCGATCGCTATCATGTCCGAAGAAACAAAGCGTTTTATGCCATCAGCTGAGCAAGTACGCGAAAGCGTCGTCGTCCCAGACGCTAAATGGATAAATGAAAATACCCGCATGCTGCTACAAAAATGGAACGTTTGGGTGCGGAGTTGA
- a CDS encoding ABC transporter ATP-binding protein → MIGQKLVLTGIEKRFGETWAVHDTSIDIQAGEFVSVIGPSGSGKTTLLTMIAGFEQPTKGRIIVGGEDITALPPNRRNIGMVFQKYALFPHLNVRQNIAFPLKMRRLGSKMEIRSRVDEMLELVRLKDFADRYPNQLSGGQQQRVAVARALVFSPPVILMDEPLGALDKKLRETMQFEIKRIQEELGATVIYVTHDQEEALTMSDRIVVMHDGRVQQIGTPSKLYKEPNGTFVADFIGSINFIPAIYRGNKSGKCELEIAEGFTLEVATRLHPHLTETAPGSEIQLATRPEHVLISPNVEQGQLAGTVKAFVFIGSNMIVLIRLDAFPDIELRVQLPARASSPDFSRNSRVGVSFDEMSLLTFGREKRWAA, encoded by the coding sequence TTGATCGGTCAAAAATTGGTATTAACCGGAATTGAGAAAAGATTTGGGGAAACGTGGGCTGTTCACGATACTTCGATCGACATTCAGGCAGGCGAATTTGTCTCAGTAATTGGGCCGTCAGGATCGGGTAAAACAACTTTGCTCACGATGATCGCAGGGTTTGAACAACCTACGAAAGGTCGCATTATAGTAGGCGGCGAGGACATCACCGCATTACCGCCCAATCGCCGAAATATAGGCATGGTGTTCCAGAAATATGCACTCTTCCCCCATCTGAACGTTCGCCAGAATATTGCCTTTCCTTTGAAAATGCGGCGGCTGGGCTCAAAGATGGAGATCCGCTCTCGCGTTGATGAGATGCTTGAACTGGTTCGCCTCAAAGATTTTGCTGATCGCTATCCAAACCAATTGTCTGGCGGTCAGCAACAACGGGTAGCCGTTGCAAGGGCTCTGGTTTTTTCTCCACCCGTGATCTTGATGGATGAACCCCTTGGCGCCCTCGATAAGAAACTGCGAGAGACGATGCAATTTGAAATCAAACGGATACAGGAGGAACTTGGAGCGACCGTGATCTATGTCACTCACGATCAGGAAGAAGCTCTAACCATGTCTGATCGCATTGTGGTTATGCATGACGGACGCGTGCAGCAGATCGGTACTCCATCTAAACTCTATAAAGAACCAAATGGCACCTTCGTTGCAGATTTTATCGGTTCAATCAATTTCATACCCGCAATCTACCGCGGAAACAAAAGCGGTAAATGCGAACTTGAGATCGCAGAAGGTTTCACCTTGGAAGTAGCTACGCGGTTACATCCGCACTTAACTGAGACAGCCCCCGGCTCCGAAATCCAGCTGGCCACGAGGCCCGAACACGTTCTGATATCACCCAATGTTGAGCAGGGTCAGCTCGCAGGCACGGTGAAAGCGTTTGTTTTCATTGGTTCCAATATGATCGTCTTGATCCGCCTCGACGCTTTCCCAGATATCGAACTGCGTGTTCAATTGCCAGCGCGCGCATCTTCTCCTGACTTCAGCAGAAATAGCCGCGTGGGCGTATCCTTCGACGAAATGTCGCTCCTTACGTTCGGTCGGGAAAAGAGGTGGGCGGCATGA
- a CDS encoding ABC transporter permease yields the protein MSLAIADFGRILQGKSAHQYPPITSWLLVLPLLLLLAFGFLYPIGRLIALSFDEDAISYSRIVEGSLYLDVLASTVGVALSVTAIGCVLGFPVALVMARAGKVTAVIAAICVFIPLWTSVLVRSYAWIVLLQRNGIVNGLLSFAGITNEPLKLLYTQGAVILAMAHVLMPFVVLPIYAALKAIPRDLDRAALNLGASPLKAFFVITFPLCLPGIFAGATLCFVLALGFYITPALVGGPDSMLMATLIGQETTVTLDWPFAAALSTVLLAMTIIFVASFRRVLALNRGFGSVH from the coding sequence ATGAGTTTGGCGATTGCTGATTTCGGCAGGATCCTGCAGGGAAAATCCGCGCACCAATATCCGCCGATAACATCCTGGCTATTGGTGCTTCCATTGCTGCTTTTATTGGCTTTTGGCTTTCTATATCCGATCGGCAGGCTGATCGCTCTAAGCTTTGACGAAGATGCGATTAGTTACTCTCGCATAGTAGAAGGGAGCCTATATCTTGATGTATTGGCTTCTACTGTTGGGGTCGCATTGTCCGTAACCGCTATTGGGTGCGTCCTTGGGTTTCCTGTCGCCCTCGTCATGGCGAGAGCAGGCAAGGTTACAGCTGTCATTGCAGCCATTTGTGTCTTTATTCCCCTCTGGACCTCGGTCCTGGTTCGCTCATATGCTTGGATTGTCCTTCTTCAGCGAAATGGGATCGTGAATGGTCTCCTCAGTTTTGCAGGCATAACCAACGAACCTCTCAAGCTTCTCTACACACAGGGTGCAGTCATTCTGGCGATGGCGCATGTTTTGATGCCATTCGTCGTACTTCCTATATATGCCGCGCTTAAAGCCATACCACGGGACCTTGATCGCGCCGCGCTCAATCTTGGCGCAAGCCCATTGAAAGCCTTTTTTGTCATTACATTTCCCTTGTGCCTGCCGGGAATATTTGCCGGAGCCACATTGTGCTTTGTTCTGGCACTGGGGTTTTATATAACCCCCGCTCTGGTAGGCGGCCCGGATTCCATGTTGATGGCAACGCTTATCGGACAGGAAACCACTGTGACGCTTGACTGGCCATTCGCCGCGGCCCTTTCAACTGTGCTGCTCGCCATGACAATTATCTTTGTCGCCTCGTTTCGACGGGTGCTCGCGCTCAATAGGGGATTTGGCAGTGTTCATTAA
- a CDS encoding ABC transporter permease, translating into MGNLTLKLFAGFLVSAILLFLILPTLIIMPMSFSQTEYLQFPPQGLSLKWYVSYFCDPDWMASTWFSLKIAVATAVTSTIIGTMAALAIVRGDLPFKGVFQVLTIGPMIVPHIVLGVALYLVFAPHQLTGTFLGFLVGHTVLSVPFVMITVVAALQRFDPTLELAALNCGAGRGRAFFHITLPIITPGIASGFVFAFLASFDEATVAFFISDINGKTIGRKMFEDIDFNLTPTIAAASTIIVLASMCLIALSFMLSRSRQH; encoded by the coding sequence ATGGGTAATCTGACGTTGAAACTTTTCGCGGGATTCCTGGTGAGTGCCATATTGCTGTTTCTCATCCTACCCACTCTGATCATTATGCCAATGTCGTTCAGCCAGACTGAATACCTGCAATTCCCACCTCAAGGATTGTCATTGAAATGGTACGTATCGTATTTCTGTGATCCTGACTGGATGGCTTCAACCTGGTTCAGCCTGAAAATTGCAGTAGCAACGGCGGTAACATCAACCATTATAGGAACGATGGCAGCTCTCGCTATTGTTCGCGGCGACCTGCCCTTCAAGGGGGTATTTCAGGTGCTAACGATCGGACCCATGATCGTCCCGCATATCGTTCTTGGTGTCGCTCTGTATTTGGTTTTTGCGCCGCACCAGCTGACCGGCACTTTTCTGGGATTCCTTGTCGGTCACACGGTCCTGTCTGTTCCATTTGTGATGATTACCGTCGTCGCCGCGTTGCAGCGTTTTGATCCGACATTGGAACTTGCGGCTCTTAATTGTGGCGCCGGACGAGGCAGGGCATTTTTCCACATCACCTTGCCTATCATCACACCCGGCATTGCCTCAGGATTCGTCTTTGCTTTTCTGGCCTCATTTGATGAGGCAACGGTAGCATTCTTCATTTCTGACATAAACGGAAAGACGATCGGTAGAAAAATGTTTGAAGATATAGATTTCAACCTGACCCCAACCATTGCCGCCGCCTCTACCATCATCGTACTGGCGTCGATGTGCCTTATCGCTCTGTCATTCATGCTCTCGCGATCCAGACAACACTAA
- a CDS encoding GntR family transcriptional regulator — MGAEKMQDTVSEGQASGLGDVAYREMKERLIRGDYKPGKKLTVRAVAEDLGFSSTPARDAINRLTGEGALVYSGPKTVIVPVLSEENLQEITLIRLALEGLAAQLAVNKVSHEDIEKLKNIQNKINNALDERAYETVLRHNKDFHFHIYNMAGMPRLLSMIEGAWLRVGPSLYDLYPEFAEEKYGVRNHQLAIDSLEEKDGVSLRAAFESDIRDGYRRLRQAARARSASK, encoded by the coding sequence ATGGGTGCAGAAAAAATGCAGGATACCGTCAGTGAGGGGCAGGCTTCGGGACTTGGGGATGTCGCCTATCGCGAAATGAAAGAGCGATTAATACGCGGAGACTATAAGCCAGGTAAAAAGCTCACCGTACGCGCAGTTGCAGAGGATCTTGGATTCAGCTCGACTCCGGCGCGCGATGCGATAAACCGGCTTACTGGCGAGGGGGCATTGGTTTATTCAGGTCCTAAAACAGTTATTGTCCCGGTTCTCAGCGAGGAAAATCTGCAGGAGATCACTTTAATCCGCCTTGCCCTGGAAGGATTGGCTGCGCAGCTGGCAGTCAACAAGGTTTCCCACGAAGATATTGAAAAACTTAAGAACATTCAGAATAAAATCAATAATGCACTTGATGAACGCGCCTACGAAACGGTCTTGCGGCATAATAAGGATTTCCATTTTCATATTTACAACATGGCCGGAATGCCTCGCCTTTTGTCCATGATTGAAGGGGCCTGGTTACGGGTCGGTCCATCGCTTTATGATCTTTATCCGGAGTTTGCGGAGGAAAAATACGGAGTACGAAACCATCAGTTGGCCATTGATTCCCTAGAGGAAAAGGATGGTGTTTCGTTGCGTGCCGCATTTGAAAGCGACATTCGCGATGGCTATCGCCGATTGCGCCAGGCTGCTCGGGCACGAAGCGCTTCAAAATAG
- a CDS encoding aspartate aminotransferase family protein, whose amino-acid sequence MIPNHVKRCDDPVRKAQSSRLYARGLDLMPQGVSRATIDIDPVPIYIERGEGAYLVDVDNNRLLDLNNNFTTLIHGHGFRPVVEVVAKLLRDGTCFSNPTEHELALAELLVSRIPAMEMVRFVNSGTEAVMFAIKAARAFTGRPAIVRFEGAYHGAYDWAEVGQAGSYKSNTSGQFVPIPVYNGAPASVGDDVIVLEFNEIEGMVARLEENKERIAGILIDPMPSRAGFFEPDQRFIETLTGFAKEQGILIIADEVLNIRQSYAGASDRYGFKPDLIATGKIIGGGFPIGAIGGRAEVMSVFQKRDGNVALPQGGTFSANPISMAAGIAAMGALTPSIFAHLENLGSSLRARLSLIAQSREAPYSVTGAASLFRIHPKRVTPTTYRDAIVSKDEALRMRELTRHFERNGVLLPFGAAASLSTPMTEKEVDLIASLFDDFLINNPVREDLP is encoded by the coding sequence ATGATACCCAATCACGTAAAACGTTGTGATGATCCAGTACGCAAAGCTCAATCGTCGCGTCTCTACGCACGCGGTCTGGATCTCATGCCACAAGGTGTGTCACGTGCCACGATTGATATAGATCCAGTGCCGATTTACATCGAGCGTGGTGAAGGCGCCTATCTGGTCGATGTGGACAATAACAGGCTCCTTGACCTTAACAACAATTTCACCACGCTTATTCACGGACATGGCTTCCGACCTGTGGTTGAAGTGGTCGCGAAGCTATTGCGGGACGGAACATGTTTCTCCAATCCGACCGAGCACGAGCTTGCTCTTGCTGAACTACTTGTTTCCCGTATTCCGGCGATGGAGATGGTACGCTTCGTAAATAGCGGGACCGAGGCCGTAATGTTTGCGATCAAGGCGGCGCGAGCCTTTACTGGTCGGCCTGCGATCGTGCGTTTTGAGGGAGCCTATCACGGCGCATACGATTGGGCAGAAGTCGGCCAAGCTGGTAGTTACAAGAGCAATACTTCCGGTCAGTTCGTCCCCATCCCTGTTTATAATGGTGCTCCTGCAAGTGTCGGCGACGACGTCATTGTGCTTGAATTCAATGAGATTGAGGGCATGGTTGCGCGTCTTGAAGAAAACAAAGAGCGGATTGCTGGCATATTGATAGATCCGATGCCCAGCCGAGCTGGTTTCTTTGAACCTGATCAAAGATTTATTGAGACGCTGACCGGGTTTGCAAAAGAGCAAGGCATTCTGATCATAGCCGATGAAGTCTTGAACATACGGCAGAGTTATGCGGGTGCTTCCGACCGTTACGGGTTCAAACCGGATCTGATAGCCACGGGCAAGATCATAGGTGGTGGCTTTCCTATCGGAGCGATCGGCGGGCGCGCCGAAGTGATGTCTGTTTTTCAGAAGCGGGATGGAAATGTAGCACTTCCGCAAGGCGGAACATTCTCAGCAAATCCAATCTCAATGGCTGCAGGTATCGCTGCGATGGGTGCATTAACCCCCAGTATCTTCGCGCATCTCGAAAATCTTGGTTCTTCCTTGCGTGCGCGTCTGTCACTGATCGCCCAGTCCAGGGAGGCGCCCTACAGCGTGACAGGTGCTGCCTCACTCTTTCGTATTCATCCCAAACGTGTGACGCCAACCACTTACCGCGATGCCATCGTGTCAAAGGATGAGGCTTTGCGAATGCGGGAACTAACGCGGCATTTTGAAAGAAATGGGGTGCTGTTGCCATTTGGCGCTGCGGCCAGCCTGTCGACCCCAATGACTGAGAAAGAAGTCGA
- a CDS encoding winged helix-turn-helix transcriptional regulator, with translation MKNIDVIEVFINMAHENLLLCRNIIPCSRHRRAPIVNCSVPIFTQNPQTYLLLGHILSVAGYTPSLMKLDSLTCSKNAAIPFAVLFDTAEDTEPILELCAKIKHNPATKNIILIALLPPCNTRDFLRFLQAGIDECFANPFAPERILSFLQNRYPLSIDRTYPHPLQRNEIHVGNLDILADKRILRYGEAEIQLTPIEFRILQGLIDAPGHVLNREQIIKVGWPPHHYVQRRTVDVHVGNLRRHLRKLTGKNLIRTVHTTGYAFEYSH, from the coding sequence ATGAAAAATATTGACGTAATTGAAGTTTTTATTAATATGGCACACGAAAACCTATTATTATGTCGCAACATTATTCCGTGTAGCCGCCACCGGAGAGCTCCGATTGTGAACTGCAGTGTGCCAATATTTACCCAGAATCCTCAAACGTATCTACTTTTAGGTCATATTCTCAGCGTTGCAGGTTATACGCCAAGTCTTATGAAACTGGACAGCCTGACGTGTTCAAAGAATGCGGCCATTCCCTTTGCCGTACTGTTTGACACAGCAGAAGACACGGAGCCGATATTGGAGCTATGCGCTAAGATTAAACACAACCCCGCCACTAAGAATATAATTCTTATAGCATTGCTTCCACCATGTAACACGAGGGATTTTCTACGTTTCCTGCAAGCTGGTATTGATGAATGCTTTGCTAATCCATTCGCGCCGGAGCGAATCTTGTCGTTTCTTCAAAACCGATATCCTCTCAGTATCGATCGTACCTATCCACATCCTCTTCAACGGAATGAAATCCATGTTGGCAACCTCGACATACTCGCCGATAAAAGGATTTTAAGATACGGAGAAGCGGAAATTCAGCTAACGCCTATCGAGTTCAGAATCTTACAGGGACTGATTGATGCTCCAGGTCATGTGTTGAATCGAGAGCAGATCATCAAGGTCGGCTGGCCGCCCCACCATTACGTCCAAAGGCGAACAGTAGATGTCCATGTGGGCAATTTACGAAGGCACTTACGCAAATTAACCGGAAAGAACCTGATAAGAACGGTACACACGACCGGTTATGCATTTGAATATTCTCACTAA